The window GGGGGTTGGGTTGAGGGGTTGGGCCTGGACCGCCCGGCCGGGCAGGATACGGTCATGCCAACCATCCCAGGGGCAGATGGCCGCGTCGCGCACGCCGGCCGGCTCCGCTCGGTGGATAGCTGGAGGGGTGGGGTGGCCAGGCATCGGGGAGTTCGTCGCGGCGGCCGCGCAGCTCGATGATCTTGGCGCCCCGGCTTCTCGATCCGCCGGCCGCACTCGGCTTCGGGCATGGTGTCGGCCTCGTCCGCCGCCTACAAGGTCACCATGATCCGATGGTCGAAGGCGCGCCCGTGGACGGTACACGGCCCGGAGCTCCTCGGGCAGAGGATCCAGTGCTGCGACACGGTCGCGCGGTACAGGCGGTAGAGAGCGGGCGGTCGAAGCTGCTCCGGTGTCATCGCGCGCCCCCCACGCCCGGCGGGGCCAGGGTAGACCTCCAGGCCCCGGTCGATGTCTGCGCCCGCCAGCTCCTCAGCCACCGCGGACATGTACACGGCCTGACCGGTGCTGGCGGGCACCTGCGAGTCAAACACCACGATGCTGACGTGCGGACGCCGTGCGAGGTTGCGTGAGTGCGTCACCTCTGGCGAGGAGATCCAGTAAAACTGCGTGGACCCCTTGGCCGCGTAGAACACCGGCGCGACCCAGGGTCGGCCGGCTTCGTCGACGGTTGCCAGCGTCATGTACAGGTTGGCGTCGATGATGCCCCTGGCGATGGCCCCGAGATCCTGCTGGCCGTCCATCGTTCCTCCCAGTCGTGGGTCCGGATCCGATCACCGCGAGGACGGGTGCTGGCCGAGGAGCTGCACTTCGGGCGGTGTCCCCACCCGCTCGAGTGGATCCCATCGAGGTTCCAGGAACGTCGAAAATGGCGGGGTCCCGTCGGCAGTCCCAAGCGCCATATACCAGTTCGCTTCGATGATGGTCCGGGCCGTGGGTTCAAGAGCCGATTGGTGATCCATTCTTCTCTTCGAGGCCCGAGCGAGCCGTGCGGCCGGCCGGATCTCCGGTTGTTGGCGGTCGTTCCGATGGAGCCGCTGAGCTTGACCGAAACCATGAGCTACATGCAGGTCTTGGGCCGACTACTCCTCGAG of the Actinomycetes bacterium genome contains:
- a CDS encoding pyridoxamine 5'-phosphate oxidase family protein, which produces MDGQQDLGAIARGIIDANLYMTLATVDEAGRPWVAPVFYAAKGSTQFYWISSPEVTHSRNLARRPHVSIVVFDSQVPASTGQAVYMSAVAEELAGADIDRGLEVYPGPAGRGGRAMTPEQLRPPALYRLYRATVSQHWILCPRSSGPCTVHGRAFDHRIMVTL